In the Setaria italica strain Yugu1 chromosome VI, Setaria_italica_v2.0, whole genome shotgun sequence genome, one interval contains:
- the LOC105914630 gene encoding uncharacterized protein LOC105914630, with protein sequence MAAVLWWPMAAWISPATAWFIFFNTVVAAIALMSSAHRADGGALTPSGAARRRLCRSGSSMVLDRLWSFSIFAVHPVAATGAPIGDDATAAASESQFYCYGTREAEAAAAAQVLAPEQPGRIQKAVAATATSSAAPPSASVALASAEDHAAPVAPAPENDEEHNKAEPEAEEEQDESISLDEAYALARRLRAQELASPPSPPPAPATATVTARTKKPARKVVPDGISRRRTKAEEAMEGKAELNARAELFIRQFREELKLQRLNSTLSYTHALRSPTAAR encoded by the coding sequence ATGGCGGCGGTGCTGTGGTGGCCGATGGCGGCGTGGATCAGCCCCGCCACCGCGTggttcatcttcttcaacaccgtcgtcgccgccatcgcccTCATGTCCAGCGCGCACCGGGCGGACGGTGGGGCGCTGACGCCatcgggggcggcgcggcgaaggCTCTGCCGCAGCGGGTCGTCCATGGTCCTGGACCGGCTCTGGTCATTCTCCATCTTCGCCGTGCACCCCGTGGCCGCCACGGGGGCGCCGATCGGCGACGACGCTACCGCTGCCGCATCAGAGTCGCAGTTCTATTGCTACGGCACGCGCgaagcagaggcggcggcggcagctcagGTGCTCGCGCCTGAGCAGCCTGGCCGCATTCAGAAGGCGgtggccgcgacggcgacgagcagcgccgcgccgccgagcgcGTCTGTCGCGTTGGCATCAGCGGAGGACCACGCAGCGCCTGTCGCACCGGCACCGGAGAACGACGAGGAGCACAACAAGGCAGAGccagaggcagaggaggagcaaGACGAGTCCATCAGTTTGGACGAGGCGTACGCGCTGGCCCGGCGGCTCCGCGCGCAGGAGCTAGCCTCACCGCCGTCACCGCCACCGGCTCCCGCTACCGCAACGGTGACGGCGCGGACGAAGAAGCCAGCGAGGAAGGTGGTGCCGGATGGGATCAGCCGGCGGCGCACGAAAGCAGAGGAAGCGATGGAGGGTAAGGCGGAGCTGAACGCGCGCGCGGAGCTCTTCATCCGGCAGTTCCGGGAGGAGCTCAAGCTGCAGCGCCTCAACTCCACACTCAGCTACACCCACGCGCTCCGCTCACCCACGGCGGCGCGGTAG